The Iamia majanohamensis genome window below encodes:
- the gcvT gene encoding glycine cleavage system aminomethyltransferase GcvT, translating into MTRTSPLDATHRALGARMVPFGGWDMPVSYPDGTLHEHLACRAGAVVFDVSHLGTVRLQGPDAHERLQRAFTNDLDRIAPGRAQYTHLLDPADASVVDDIIVWWVDDESFDVMPNASNTDPVTSVLGDGATDVTATRAVLALQGPEARARLEAVAPEAAAVPRFGVAAFTWSDVRCMVAGTGYTGEDGVEVAVPAEAAPALWDAVVGAGFTPAGLGARDTLRLEAGLPLHGHELGPGITPLEAGLGWVVRWDKGDFRGREVLARQKEEGVARRLRGLVVEGRRPPREGQSVLVDGQVVGQVTSGNYSPTLGHGIALAFLPAHTAEGDAVAVDVRGTDVAATVVPTPFVVRG; encoded by the coding sequence GTGACCCGCACCTCCCCGCTCGACGCCACCCACCGCGCCCTCGGGGCCCGCATGGTCCCCTTCGGCGGGTGGGACATGCCGGTCAGCTACCCCGACGGCACCCTCCACGAGCACCTGGCCTGCCGGGCCGGTGCCGTGGTGTTCGACGTCAGCCACCTGGGCACCGTCCGCCTCCAGGGGCCCGACGCCCACGAGCGCCTCCAGCGGGCCTTCACCAACGACCTCGACCGCATCGCACCGGGCCGGGCCCAGTACACCCACCTGCTCGACCCCGCCGACGCCTCCGTGGTCGACGACATCATCGTGTGGTGGGTCGACGACGAGTCCTTCGACGTGATGCCCAACGCCTCCAACACCGACCCGGTGACCTCGGTCCTGGGCGACGGCGCCACCGACGTGACCGCCACCCGGGCCGTGCTCGCCCTCCAGGGGCCCGAGGCCCGGGCCCGGCTGGAGGCCGTGGCCCCCGAGGCCGCAGCCGTGCCCCGCTTCGGCGTCGCCGCCTTCACCTGGTCCGACGTCCGGTGCATGGTCGCCGGCACCGGCTACACGGGGGAGGACGGCGTGGAGGTGGCGGTGCCGGCCGAGGCCGCCCCCGCCCTGTGGGACGCGGTGGTGGGCGCCGGCTTCACCCCCGCCGGGCTCGGAGCCCGCGACACGCTCCGCCTCGAGGCCGGCCTGCCCCTCCACGGCCACGAGCTGGGACCGGGCATCACCCCGCTCGAGGCCGGGCTGGGCTGGGTGGTGCGCTGGGACAAGGGCGACTTCCGGGGCCGCGAGGTCCTCGCCCGCCAGAAGGAGGAGGGCGTGGCCCGTCGGCTGCGCGGCCTCGTGGTCGAGGGCCGGCGCCCACCCCGGGAGGGCCAGTCGGTGCTCGTCGACGGCCAGGTGGTGGGCCAGGTCACCAGCGGCAACTACTCGCCCACCCTCGGCCACGGCATCGCCCTGGCCTTCCTGCCGGCCCACACCGCCGAGGGCGACGCCGTCGCCGTCGACGTCCGCGGCACCGACGTGGCCGCCACCGTGGTGCCGACCCCCTTCGTCGTCCGGGGCTGA